The Gemmatimonadaceae bacterium genome has a window encoding:
- a CDS encoding DUF882 domain-containing protein: MISPRRLLPASLVVASLLATAGVASGQMAGATPPATVEATAADTIFGRSGRLLARFFAPPRSMEVEPIARLFGRREQKSSSTLAVTDSTSGRNLSLITLLPFTEKKNGRVGDYHIGRFPQEKGRLRSASYVNPDGFIEVTAENKDTPVSEHFRLGDFLTHDQQNVWPKYLVLREDLVDKLELVLVELQRRGVDAQHLRVMSGFRSPQYNRRTRGTAQDSRHQFGDAADILVDNDGDGRLDDLNHDGRVNSKDIRIMADAVESVERQYPELVGGLGVYRATRARQPFIHVDTRGVRARWGRF; the protein is encoded by the coding sequence GTGATCAGTCCGCGCCGCCTGCTTCCTGCCTCCCTCGTCGTTGCCTCGCTCCTGGCAACGGCGGGCGTGGCGTCGGGACAGATGGCCGGAGCGACTCCGCCAGCGACGGTAGAGGCGACCGCGGCCGACACGATCTTCGGCCGCAGCGGGCGCCTCCTGGCCCGGTTCTTCGCGCCGCCGCGCTCCATGGAAGTGGAGCCCATTGCCCGGCTGTTCGGCCGTCGCGAGCAGAAGAGCAGTTCGACGCTGGCCGTCACCGATTCCACCAGCGGCCGCAACCTGTCGCTCATCACGCTGCTCCCCTTCACGGAGAAGAAGAACGGCCGCGTGGGCGACTACCACATCGGCCGCTTCCCGCAGGAGAAGGGACGCCTCCGCTCGGCGTCGTACGTGAACCCCGATGGCTTCATCGAGGTCACGGCCGAGAACAAGGACACGCCGGTCTCCGAGCATTTCCGGCTGGGGGACTTCCTCACGCATGACCAGCAAAATGTCTGGCCCAAGTACCTCGTGCTGCGCGAGGATCTGGTGGACAAGCTGGAGCTCGTGCTGGTGGAGCTGCAGCGCCGCGGGGTTGATGCGCAGCACCTGCGCGTCATGAGCGGCTTCCGGTCGCCGCAGTACAACCGCCGCACGCGGGGGACCGCGCAGGACAGCCGGCATCAGTTCGGCGACGCCGCGGACATCCTGGTGGACAACGACGGCGACGGCCGTCTCGACGACCTCAATCACGATGGCCGCGTGAACTCCAAGGACATCCGCATCATGGCCGATGCGGTCGAGTCGGTCGAGCGCCAGTACCCAGAACTGGTCGGCGGACTCGGTGTCTATCGAGCGACGCGAGCGCGGCAGCCCTTCATCCATGTGGACACGCGCGGGGTGCGTGCGCGCTGGGGGCGGTTCTAG
- the mobB gene encoding molybdopterin-guanine dinucleotide biosynthesis protein B encodes MTPPLLSITGKKNSGKTTLVVRLADALTRRGVRVMTIKHGSHTFNMDPVNTDTYRHYHEGQAERVAMISPDKFALVARWEQPLTPQEVVERHMMDADLVLCEGFKATDLPKVEVFRRAAHDAPLFDPSLGNAAAWRAMVSDHAVDGLPFPLFRLDHDGWLDALADWVEGTFLPGRT; translated from the coding sequence ATGACGCCACCGCTCCTCTCGATCACCGGGAAGAAGAACTCCGGCAAGACCACCCTCGTCGTGCGACTCGCCGATGCGCTCACCCGGCGCGGCGTGCGCGTGATGACCATCAAGCACGGGTCGCACACGTTCAACATGGACCCGGTCAACACCGACACGTACCGCCATTACCACGAGGGACAGGCGGAGCGCGTCGCGATGATCTCTCCCGACAAGTTCGCGCTCGTCGCGCGCTGGGAGCAGCCGCTGACGCCGCAGGAGGTCGTCGAGCGCCACATGATGGACGCCGACCTCGTGCTCTGCGAAGGGTTCAAGGCGACAGACCTGCCCAAGGTGGAGGTCTTCCGCCGGGCCGCGCACGACGCGCCGCTCTTTGACCCGTCGCTCGGCAACGCGGCCGCCTGGCGGGCGATGGTCTCGGACCACGCGGTCGATGGCCTCCCCTTCCCCCTCTTCCGGCTCGACCACGACGGCTGGCTCGATGCGCTAGCCGACTGGGTTGAGGGCACTTTCCTCCCTGGCCGGACCTGA
- a CDS encoding L,D-transpeptidase — protein MTEQRASRGFFASGGPVAWLSVAAAIAAVVLAVAQFEEARAAKRERDLTQAVYNDNADILATVRAQAASAGDSLDRVLAASPDSLGDQPYIVISISENRLWYKRGPTVLFSTRVATGTGKYLERAGGSRWKFETPRGRLVVLRKDVDPAWVPPDWHYIEAARKAGKRLRRLERGQQISAAGGAVITVTGNDVVTRYPDGHEVPFEVMEGKEIVVGRDLIIPPMNTNQRRYAGVLGVNRLYLGDGYGIHGTDAPASIGRGASHGCVRVRNEDIETLFRIVPVGTPVYIY, from the coding sequence ATGACCGAGCAGCGAGCGTCTCGCGGGTTCTTCGCCAGTGGAGGTCCGGTCGCCTGGTTGAGCGTGGCCGCTGCCATTGCAGCGGTCGTGCTCGCGGTCGCGCAGTTCGAGGAAGCGCGCGCGGCGAAGCGTGAACGCGACCTCACGCAGGCGGTCTACAACGACAACGCCGACATCCTCGCGACGGTGCGCGCACAGGCGGCTTCGGCCGGAGATTCACTCGACCGTGTGCTCGCGGCCTCCCCCGACTCACTCGGCGACCAGCCGTACATCGTGATCAGCATCTCCGAGAACCGGCTCTGGTACAAGCGCGGTCCGACGGTGCTGTTCAGCACGCGCGTCGCGACCGGGACCGGCAAGTACCTCGAGCGCGCCGGCGGGTCGCGGTGGAAGTTCGAGACGCCGCGCGGACGGCTGGTGGTGCTCCGCAAGGACGTGGATCCCGCGTGGGTCCCCCCCGACTGGCATTACATCGAGGCCGCGCGCAAGGCGGGCAAGCGGCTGCGCCGGCTGGAGCGCGGCCAGCAGATTTCCGCCGCCGGTGGCGCGGTGATCACCGTTACGGGCAATGACGTAGTCACGCGCTATCCCGACGGGCACGAAGTCCCCTTCGAGGTCATGGAGGGGAAGGAGATCGTCGTGGGTCGCGACCTGATCATCCCGCCAATGAACACCAACCAGCGCCGGTATGCCGGGGTGCTCGGGGTGAACCGTCTCTACCTCGGAGACGGATACGGCATCCATGGCACGGATGCGCCCGCGAGCATCGGACGCGGGGCGAGTCACGGCTGCGTGCGGGTGCGGAACGAGGACATCGAGACCCTTTTCCGGATCGTGCCGGTGGGGACGCCGGTGTACATCTACTAG
- a CDS encoding 6-carboxytetrahydropterin synthase yields MPALSLTRRVTFAAAHRYRRPEWSDERNFEVFGKCSRLPWHGHTYTCDVSVGGAVDPVTGFVVDLAVLDDILAREVMERFDHRNINLDVPEFAEGRLVPSCENLAAFIAERVQGALGARAQVTRVWLSESPTLWAEWVRD; encoded by the coding sequence GTGCCGGCTCTCTCGCTGACGCGCCGCGTCACGTTCGCCGCCGCGCATCGCTACCGGCGGCCGGAGTGGAGCGACGAGCGCAACTTCGAGGTCTTCGGCAAGTGTTCCCGCCTGCCGTGGCACGGCCACACCTACACGTGTGATGTCTCCGTCGGCGGCGCGGTGGATCCGGTCACCGGGTTCGTCGTGGATCTCGCCGTCCTCGATGACATTCTCGCGCGCGAGGTGATGGAGCGGTTCGATCATCGCAACATCAACCTGGACGTGCCGGAATTCGCCGAGGGACGGCTGGTGCCGAGCTGCGAGAATCTCGCCGCGTTCATCGCCGAGCGCGTGCAGGGAGCCCTCGGCGCACGCGCCCAGGTGACGCGGGTCTGGCTCTCCGAGAGTCCGACGCTGTGGGCCGAATGGGTGCGGGACTGA
- a CDS encoding molybdenum cofactor guanylyltransferase, with protein sequence MSTHCVGVILAGGGATRFGGLPKGLQLVDGVRMIDRVATALRAVTDELLLVANAPDARLWLPGVRTEVDVRRGEGALGGLHASLAHARGAAVLVVAWDMPYASEGLLRALRARGEQGFDAVVPESETSGRGVEPLCAWYGPACLPAIERRLDAGDRRVVSFHDDVRTARLSAAEVSQWGEPAHIFFNVNTPDDLPTVPNP encoded by the coding sequence ATGAGCACGCACTGCGTGGGCGTGATTCTCGCGGGTGGCGGAGCCACCCGGTTTGGCGGACTGCCCAAGGGGCTGCAGCTCGTGGATGGCGTCCGGATGATCGATCGCGTCGCCACCGCGCTGCGGGCCGTGACCGACGAACTCCTGCTCGTGGCCAACGCGCCCGACGCGCGCCTCTGGCTCCCCGGCGTGCGCACGGAGGTTGACGTGCGACGTGGCGAAGGCGCGCTGGGCGGGCTCCACGCGTCGCTCGCGCACGCGCGCGGCGCGGCCGTGCTTGTGGTCGCGTGGGACATGCCGTATGCCAGCGAGGGCTTGCTGCGCGCGCTGCGCGCGCGCGGCGAGCAGGGGTTCGATGCGGTGGTCCCGGAGAGCGAGACGTCGGGACGCGGCGTCGAGCCGCTCTGCGCCTGGTACGGCCCGGCCTGCCTGCCCGCCATTGAACGGCGGCTCGACGCGGGGGATCGGCGCGTGGTCTCGTTCCACGACGACGTGCGCACCGCCCGGCTGAGCGCCGCCGAGGTGTCGCAGTGGGGCGAACCGGCGCACATCTTCTTCAACGTGAACACGCCGGACGACCTTCCAACCGTGCCCAACCCATGA
- a CDS encoding D-Ala-D-Ala carboxypeptidase family metallohydrolase codes for MTTPGQSADGGFRAGWWALLLGALALVGAIVLMLHPPNLLLASPFAREERAPSVSASPAVFGRSGQVRVQLVLPSERFDFPLEVRGDPGGLGYSWVRAQDSAVVTPSQPLFGATVVAPGFSGFYRLEVESETGHRIVDSVLVAVMVPYSAKIGQALNGYRIGNYRSGIDGDAPPPPRGFVEVTPQSVDLAVSKHMRLSDFVTHDEQQDQWPKYVALDPRVLDKVELVIAYVGAFRGGRDQKVNVDVHSGFRSPVYNRRVPRAARDSRHQYGDAADLAIDADGDGRVTWRDGMLVSLQVEQVERDFPQYVGGLGLYGNQNGVPYVHIDVRGKRVRWKQ; via the coding sequence GTGACCACACCCGGCCAGTCCGCCGACGGCGGATTTCGGGCCGGATGGTGGGCGCTGCTGCTCGGGGCGCTGGCGCTCGTCGGTGCCATTGTCCTGATGCTCCATCCGCCGAACCTCCTGCTCGCCTCGCCGTTCGCTCGCGAGGAACGCGCGCCGTCGGTCTCGGCGTCGCCCGCCGTCTTCGGGCGCAGCGGGCAAGTGCGGGTGCAGCTCGTCCTTCCCAGCGAGCGCTTCGACTTTCCCCTCGAAGTCCGCGGCGATCCCGGCGGCCTCGGGTATAGCTGGGTACGGGCGCAGGACAGCGCCGTCGTCACGCCGTCGCAGCCGCTGTTCGGTGCCACCGTGGTCGCCCCCGGCTTCTCCGGCTTCTACCGGCTCGAGGTCGAGAGTGAGACCGGACACCGCATCGTGGACTCGGTCCTCGTCGCGGTGATGGTGCCGTACTCCGCCAAGATTGGGCAGGCGCTCAACGGCTACCGCATCGGCAACTATCGGTCAGGGATCGACGGCGACGCGCCGCCGCCCCCGCGCGGCTTCGTCGAGGTCACCCCGCAGTCGGTCGACCTCGCCGTGAGCAAGCACATGCGCCTGTCCGACTTCGTCACCCACGACGAGCAGCAGGACCAATGGCCCAAGTACGTGGCGCTCGATCCTCGCGTGCTCGACAAGGTGGAGCTCGTGATTGCCTATGTCGGGGCGTTCCGCGGCGGGCGCGACCAGAAGGTGAATGTCGACGTGCACTCCGGCTTCCGGTCGCCAGTCTACAATCGACGCGTGCCGCGCGCGGCGCGCGACAGCCGCCACCAATACGGCGATGCCGCTGACCTCGCCATCGACGCCGACGGCGATGGACGCGTCACCTGGCGCGATGGCATGTTGGTCTCGCTGCAGGTGGAGCAGGTCGAACGCGATTTCCCGCAGTACGTCGGCGGCCTCGGCCTCTACGGTAACCAGAATGGCGTGCCGTACGTACACATTGATGTGAGGGGGAAACGGGTGCGTTGGAAGCAGTGA
- the gpmI gene encoding 2,3-bisphosphoglycerate-independent phosphoglycerate mutase → MTSRIDRPVVLVVLDGWGYRESTEGNAVRLAHTPTWDRLWAKAPRTLLEASGRAVGLPTGQMGNSEVGHLNLGAGRVVMQDLVRITAAIEDGTFFKNSAFLAACAQVRRSGGTLHLMGLVGDGGVHAHQEHAIALVDLAARQGVGRVALHCLLDGRDTLPTSALGFTRDLAARTEGRARIASIGGRYYGMDRDQRWHRIEPWYRAAVQGVGPSTTDPLAFIQANYDRGVTDEFMEPAVVLGADGAAVAPMRDGDALIMWNFRSDRMRQIIRAIAIEGFSGFETGKRPPVHVACMTQYDQTFGLPIAFEPFSMAKIVAEVLQEHGLTTLRTAETEKYPHVTYFFNGGNEVPYAGEERILVPSQKVATYDLMPEMSAAGITDVLCAAIEEKRHPFTLCNYANGDMVGHSGNLEATIKACEVVDQQLTRVVQSAAKAGARLLITADHGNCEMMFDPATGGPHTAHTTNPVPLLYVDDDTQLALRSGGALCDVGPTVLGMLGVPQPPEMTGKDLRIQGA, encoded by the coding sequence ATGACGTCGCGCATAGACCGTCCGGTCGTTCTCGTGGTACTCGACGGATGGGGCTACCGGGAGAGCACCGAAGGGAACGCCGTCCGCCTCGCGCACACCCCTACCTGGGACCGGCTGTGGGCGAAGGCGCCCCGCACCCTGCTGGAGGCGTCGGGCCGCGCGGTGGGCCTCCCGACCGGCCAGATGGGAAACAGTGAGGTCGGCCACCTGAATCTCGGCGCCGGCCGGGTGGTGATGCAGGATCTCGTGCGGATCACCGCGGCCATCGAGGATGGCACGTTCTTCAAGAACAGCGCCTTCCTTGCCGCCTGCGCGCAGGTGCGGCGCAGCGGCGGCACGCTCCATCTCATGGGGCTGGTGGGCGACGGCGGCGTGCACGCGCATCAGGAACATGCCATCGCGCTGGTGGACCTCGCGGCGCGCCAGGGCGTGGGGCGCGTGGCGCTGCACTGCCTGCTCGACGGACGCGACACGCTGCCGACGAGCGCGCTGGGCTTCACGCGCGACCTCGCGGCGCGCACCGAGGGGCGGGCACGGATCGCCAGCATCGGCGGCCGCTACTACGGCATGGATCGCGACCAGCGCTGGCATCGCATCGAGCCGTGGTATCGCGCGGCCGTGCAGGGCGTGGGGCCGTCGACCACCGATCCGCTGGCATTCATCCAGGCGAACTACGACCGCGGCGTGACCGACGAGTTCATGGAACCGGCCGTGGTGCTCGGCGCCGACGGCGCCGCCGTGGCGCCGATGCGCGACGGCGATGCGCTGATCATGTGGAACTTCCGCTCCGACCGCATGCGGCAGATCATCCGTGCGATCGCGATCGAGGGGTTCTCCGGCTTCGAAACCGGGAAGCGGCCGCCGGTGCACGTGGCGTGCATGACGCAGTACGACCAGACCTTCGGCCTTCCCATCGCATTCGAGCCATTCTCGATGGCGAAGATCGTGGCGGAGGTGCTGCAGGAGCATGGCCTGACGACGCTGCGCACCGCGGAGACCGAGAAATACCCGCACGTGACATATTTCTTCAACGGTGGCAACGAAGTGCCGTACGCGGGCGAGGAGCGCATCCTCGTGCCGAGCCAGAAGGTGGCGACCTACGACCTGATGCCGGAGATGAGCGCTGCCGGCATCACCGACGTGCTCTGCGCGGCCATCGAGGAGAAGCGCCACCCGTTCACGCTCTGCAACTACGCCAACGGCGACATGGTGGGACACAGCGGCAATCTCGAGGCGACGATCAAGGCCTGCGAGGTGGTGGACCAGCAGCTCACGCGCGTCGTGCAGAGCGCGGCGAAGGCGGGGGCCCGCCTGCTGATCACGGCAGATCACGGGAACTGCGAAATGATGTTCGACCCGGCAACGGGCGGGCCGCACACGGCGCACACCACCAATCCGGTGCCGCTGCTATACGTTGACGACGACACCCAGCTGGCGCTGCGATCGGGCGGCGCGCTGTGTGATGTGGGACCGACCGTGCTGGGCATGCTGGGCGTGCCGCAGCCGCCGGAAATGACCGGCAAGGACCTTCGAATCCAGGGAGCCTGA
- the dacB gene encoding D-alanyl-D-alanine carboxypeptidase/D-alanyl-D-alanine-endopeptidase, with translation MRRVIVLGILLIAACSTWGGPSQPSPSGERAVFQRAVDSMVTQPAFRNANWGILVVDPVRGDTLYSHNAGKLFMPASNQKILTGATALAQLGPNFRFRTQFAANGRLVNGSLRGDLVVIGRGDPTFSDAAFGDAMRPMRAAADSLWSLGVREIAGALVRGGDAFPDSTLGFGWAWDDLDYGYSAGVDELFFNEGIANVTVYAAKSVGGPATVRTAPARTVPKVGRVSVVTGGMMDPEARQPNRISWETDVRGARPALNLSGFVKMRDSATVTVALRNPAQAWLEAFAESLAERGIVLRGNVISEPAVDTVGLTPLFSLASPPLRTVMPLFEKPSQNQIGEILFRTLGLEKSGVGTPDSGRRVVERQLAAWGADTAGHAVRDGSGLSRHDYVTPETIVKVLNAMRQHAAFSAFYEALPIAGVDGTIASRMRGTPAQGNVHAKTGTVDKARSLSGYVTTPGGRMLVFSFLCNNFTVPNRDVERVQDAILVRLASPGAPR, from the coding sequence ATGCGCCGCGTCATCGTGCTCGGCATCCTCCTGATCGCTGCCTGCTCCACCTGGGGCGGGCCGTCGCAACCATCGCCCTCGGGCGAGCGGGCCGTCTTCCAGCGCGCCGTCGACTCGATGGTCACGCAGCCGGCCTTCCGCAACGCGAACTGGGGCATCCTGGTGGTGGACCCGGTGCGCGGCGACACGCTCTACTCGCACAACGCAGGCAAGCTCTTCATGCCCGCGTCGAATCAGAAGATCCTGACGGGGGCCACCGCGCTGGCGCAGCTCGGCCCGAACTTCCGCTTCCGCACCCAGTTCGCGGCCAACGGCCGGCTCGTGAACGGCTCGCTGCGCGGCGACCTGGTGGTGATCGGGCGCGGCGACCCGACGTTCAGCGACGCGGCATTCGGCGACGCCATGCGGCCGATGCGCGCGGCGGCCGACTCGCTGTGGTCGCTCGGCGTGCGGGAGATCGCCGGCGCGCTCGTGCGCGGCGGTGACGCGTTCCCGGACTCCACGCTCGGCTTCGGCTGGGCGTGGGACGACCTCGACTACGGCTATTCCGCCGGCGTGGACGAACTGTTCTTCAACGAAGGCATCGCGAACGTCACCGTGTACGCGGCCAAGTCGGTCGGTGGACCAGCGACGGTGCGAACGGCGCCGGCGCGCACGGTGCCGAAGGTCGGCCGGGTGTCGGTGGTGACCGGCGGCATGATGGATCCCGAGGCGCGGCAGCCGAATCGCATCAGCTGGGAGACGGATGTGCGCGGGGCGCGCCCGGCGCTCAATCTTTCGGGCTTCGTGAAGATGCGCGACAGCGCCACGGTCACGGTCGCTCTCCGCAATCCGGCGCAGGCGTGGCTGGAGGCGTTCGCCGAGTCGTTGGCCGAGCGCGGCATCGTGCTCCGCGGAAACGTGATCAGCGAACCGGCCGTGGACACCGTCGGCCTGACGCCGCTCTTTTCGCTCGCGTCGCCGCCGCTCCGCACCGTGATGCCGCTCTTCGAGAAACCGTCGCAGAACCAGATCGGCGAGATCCTCTTCCGGACGCTCGGCCTCGAGAAGAGCGGCGTCGGCACTCCCGACAGCGGACGACGCGTGGTCGAGCGCCAACTCGCCGCCTGGGGCGCCGACACGGCGGGTCACGCGGTGCGCGACGGCAGCGGCCTCTCGCGCCACGACTACGTGACGCCCGAGACGATCGTGAAGGTGCTCAACGCCATGCGGCAGCACGCAGCCTTCAGTGCGTTCTACGAGGCGCTCCCGATTGCCGGCGTGGATGGCACCATCGCCTCACGGATGCGCGGCACGCCGGCCCAGGGCAACGTGCACGCCAAGACCGGAACCGTGGACAAGGCCCGCAGTCTCTCGGGTTACGTGACGACGCCCGGCGGCCGCATGCTCGTTTTCAGTTTCCTGTGCAACAATTTCACCGTGCCCAATCGCGACGTGGAGCGGGTGCAGGACGCCATTCTCGTCCGGCTCGCTTCGCCCGGCGCTCCGAGGTAG
- the glp gene encoding gephyrin-like molybdotransferase Glp produces MLSVAEAVARVVGDVEMLDAEFVALNDALGRVLAADVRASYTLPACNNSAMDGYAVRAEDLAGANAESPRSFRVVETVAAGQFPTRAIGTGEATRIMTGAPLPMGADSVLRVEDSDGGLEVVRALHDRDCGKNVRPRGEDFREGDVVLGAGEPVGAAQIGVLASLGMAQVPVHRAPRVAILGSGDELVDLDQFERVVAGERIIASNSYTLQALVTMAGGVPVPLGNALDTPESMRDIFQRAVAAKPDLIISSAGISVGEFDYTRDALGWLGADLKFWKVRMRPGAPIGFGTIAGIPWIGLPGNPVSVMVTFELFARPAIQRMLGNKRLFRRPVPVTLEEPVKIGAKLTHFLRAIVTTQPTGALTARLTGPQGSGILTSMARANALLVVTEDRPSVAAGETLSALLLTPAAQMAETFVL; encoded by the coding sequence ATGCTGAGTGTCGCGGAGGCCGTGGCGCGCGTCGTCGGTGACGTGGAGATGCTCGATGCCGAGTTCGTCGCGCTCAACGACGCGCTCGGCCGTGTGCTCGCCGCCGACGTCCGGGCGAGCTACACGCTCCCGGCGTGCAACAACTCGGCGATGGATGGGTATGCCGTGCGCGCCGAAGATCTTGCCGGGGCGAACGCCGAGTCGCCACGAAGTTTCCGCGTCGTTGAGACGGTGGCTGCCGGGCAGTTCCCGACGCGCGCCATAGGAACGGGCGAAGCGACGCGGATCATGACCGGTGCGCCGCTGCCGATGGGTGCCGACTCCGTGCTCCGCGTCGAAGACTCCGATGGGGGCCTCGAGGTGGTGCGTGCCCTGCACGACCGCGACTGCGGCAAGAACGTGCGGCCGCGCGGCGAGGATTTCCGCGAAGGCGACGTGGTGCTTGGCGCGGGCGAGCCGGTGGGGGCCGCGCAAATCGGCGTCCTCGCCTCGCTCGGCATGGCACAAGTACCGGTGCACCGGGCGCCGCGCGTGGCGATCCTCGGTTCGGGCGACGAACTGGTGGACCTCGACCAGTTCGAGCGTGTCGTGGCCGGCGAGCGGATCATCGCGTCGAACAGCTACACGCTGCAGGCACTGGTGACCATGGCGGGGGGCGTGCCGGTGCCGCTCGGCAATGCGCTCGACACGCCGGAGTCGATGCGTGACATCTTTCAGCGCGCCGTCGCGGCGAAGCCCGACCTCATCATCAGCTCGGCCGGTATCTCGGTGGGTGAGTTCGACTACACGCGCGACGCCCTGGGCTGGCTCGGGGCCGACCTCAAGTTCTGGAAAGTGCGGATGCGTCCGGGCGCCCCCATCGGATTCGGCACGATTGCCGGCATTCCGTGGATTGGCCTGCCCGGCAACCCCGTGTCCGTGATGGTGACGTTCGAACTCTTCGCGCGCCCGGCGATCCAGCGGATGCTCGGGAACAAGCGGCTGTTTCGGCGCCCCGTCCCGGTGACCCTCGAGGAGCCCGTGAAGATCGGCGCGAAGCTCACGCACTTCCTGCGCGCGATCGTGACCACGCAGCCGACGGGCGCACTCACCGCGCGCCTCACCGGTCCCCAGGGCTCGGGGATCCTGACCTCGATGGCGCGCGCCAACGCCCTGCTCGTGGTCACCGAGGACCGACCATCCGTGGCCGCCGGCGAGACGCTGTCCGCGTTGCTGCTCACGCCAGCCGCGCAGATGGCCGAGACGTTCGTGCTGTGA
- a CDS encoding formate dehydrogenase accessory sulfurtransferase FdhD — MTRLDAVEETPVWLEVNGESAVTWMCTPDQLPELVVGWLFGEGYIDTRADLLSLRPCAFEPGFWAQVPRERYETVEGTERRRVLASGCGAVTTILGSLSSVPRRTTTPAIPDLAHTRKLFKELFAKGARYSETGGIHAAALTDGETLLAHAEDIGRHNAVDKVLGALLMAGTRPDDLILLVTGRISGELAFKAARARLSVVATPSVPSSLAVDIAKAAGMVLVGRAVSGEPQVWSVHD, encoded by the coding sequence ATGACGCGACTCGACGCGGTGGAGGAGACGCCGGTCTGGCTCGAGGTGAACGGCGAGAGTGCCGTCACGTGGATGTGCACGCCCGACCAGCTCCCCGAGCTGGTGGTCGGCTGGCTGTTCGGCGAGGGGTACATCGACACGCGGGCCGACCTGCTCTCGCTGCGTCCCTGCGCGTTCGAACCCGGATTCTGGGCGCAGGTGCCGCGCGAGCGCTACGAGACGGTGGAGGGAACGGAGCGGCGCCGCGTGCTCGCCAGCGGGTGCGGCGCCGTCACGACCATCCTCGGCTCGCTCTCGAGCGTGCCGCGCCGCACGACGACGCCGGCGATTCCCGACCTCGCGCACACCCGCAAGCTCTTCAAGGAGCTCTTCGCGAAGGGGGCGCGGTACAGCGAGACGGGCGGCATCCACGCCGCCGCGCTGACCGACGGCGAGACGCTGCTGGCGCATGCCGAGGACATCGGCCGTCACAATGCGGTGGACAAGGTGCTCGGCGCGCTGCTCATGGCCGGCACGCGCCCGGATGACCTGATCCTGCTCGTGACGGGGCGCATCTCCGGTGAGCTCGCGTTCAAGGCGGCGCGCGCCCGGCTGTCCGTGGTGGCGACGCCCAGCGTGCCGAGTTCATTGGCGGTGGACATCGCCAAGGCCGCGGGGATGGTGCTGGTCGGTCGCGCCGTGTCGGGCGAGCCACAGGTCTGGTCGGTGCACGACTGA